A region from the Arachis ipaensis cultivar K30076 chromosome B01, Araip1.1, whole genome shotgun sequence genome encodes:
- the LOC107630865 gene encoding proline transporter 1 isoform X2, giving the protein MEVEGAKSQSLSLEQDQEKGSQNVGDEHAPHTAHTIDHDSWQQVGLMLVTSFNCGWILTFSNLIMVPLGWTWGILCLVVVGFYTAYGNWLLAAFHFIDGKRFIRYRDLMGFTYGKKLYHVTWIFQFLTLLLGNMGFILLGGKALKEINSEFSDSPLRLQFYIVITGAAYFVFAFFIPTISAMRNWLGASAILTLSYIVLLLIVLVKDGKANSDKNYEISGSEVRKVFNAFGAISAIIVANTGGLLLEIQMFVAPIHETLDTKFLDIKKGMHSGENFKRLFLVRGVFFSGNTLVAAAFPFMGDFVNLLGSFSLVPLTFMFPSMVFIKVKGKIATREKKAWHWFNIIFSFLLTIATTISAVRLIVDNIQKYHFFADA; this is encoded by the exons ATGGAAGTAGAAGGTGCTAAATCACAGTCTTTGAGCCTTGAACAGGACCAAGAAAAGGGTAGCCAAAATGTTGGTGATGAACATGCGCCACATACTGCTCATACCATTGACCATG ATTCTTGGCAACAAGTGGGGTTGATGTTAGTGACAAGCTTCAACTGTGGTTGGATACTGACATTTTCTAACTTAATTATGGTGCCACTGGGTTGGACTTGGGGCATTCTCTGTCTTGTTGTTGTGGGGTTCTACACTGCTTATGGCAACTGGCTCTTGGCTGCATTTCACTTCATTGATGGCAAAAGATTCATCAGATACAGAGACCTCATGGGATTCACTTATG GGAAGAAGCTGTATCATGTCACATGGATTTTCCAGTTTTTAACCCTACTTCTTGGAAACATGGGTTTCATCCTACTTGGAGGCAAGGCACTTAAG GAAATAAATTCAGAATTTAGTGATTCACCGTTGAGGCTCCAATTTTACATAGTGATTACAGGAGCTGCCTACTTTGTGTTTGCATTTTTCATCCCAACAATATCTGCAATGAGAAATTGGCTTGGAGCTTCTGCAATTCTCACTCTCTCCTATATAGTACTGCTTCTAATTGTTCTAGTCAAAGATG GAAAAGCAAATTCGGACAAAAACTATGAAATAAGTGGAAGCGAGGTTCGCAAGGTTTTTAATGCGTTTGGAGCTATTTCTGCAATCATAGTCGCTAATACCGGTGGTCTACTTCTTGAGATACAg ATGTTTGTAGCACCAATTCATGAGACATTGGACACAAAATTCTTGGACATTAAGAAGGGAATGCATTCAGGGGAGAACTTTAAGAGATTATTTCTGGTGCGAGGGGTGTTTTTCTCAGGGAACACTCTGGTGGCAGCTGCATTCCCCTTTATGGGTGACTTTGTCAATTTGCTTGGCTCATTCTCACTTGTGCCCCTCACCTTCATGTTCCCCAGCATGGTCTTCATTAAG GTTAAAGGAAAGATAGCAACAAGAGAGAAGAAGGCATGGCATTGGTTCAacattatcttttcttttctgctTACCATTGCAACCACAATTTCTGCAGTTCGATTGATTGTTGATAACATTCAGAAGTATCACTTCTTTGCAGATGCATGA
- the LOC107630865 gene encoding proline transporter 2 isoform X1, whose translation MEVEGAKSQSLSLEQDQEKGSQNVGDEHAPHTAHTIDHDSWQQVGLMLVTSFNCGWILTFSNLIMVPLGWTWGILCLVVVGFYTAYGNWLLAAFHFIDGKRFIRYRDLMGFTYGKKLYHVTWIFQFLTLLLGNMGFILLGGKALKEINSEFSDSPLRLQFYIVITGAAYFVFAFFIPTISAMRNWLGASAILTLSYIVLLLIVLVKDGKANSDKNYEISGSEVRKVFNAFGAISAIIVANTGGLLLEIQSTLRKPAVKNMRKALYSQYTVGVMFYYGVTVLGYWAYGSLVSSYLPENLSGPRWINVLVNAINFLQSIISQHMFVAPIHETLDTKFLDIKKGMHSGENFKRLFLVRGVFFSGNTLVAAAFPFMGDFVNLLGSFSLVPLTFMFPSMVFIKVKGKIATREKKAWHWFNIIFSFLLTIATTISAVRLIVDNIQKYHFFADA comes from the exons ATGGAAGTAGAAGGTGCTAAATCACAGTCTTTGAGCCTTGAACAGGACCAAGAAAAGGGTAGCCAAAATGTTGGTGATGAACATGCGCCACATACTGCTCATACCATTGACCATG ATTCTTGGCAACAAGTGGGGTTGATGTTAGTGACAAGCTTCAACTGTGGTTGGATACTGACATTTTCTAACTTAATTATGGTGCCACTGGGTTGGACTTGGGGCATTCTCTGTCTTGTTGTTGTGGGGTTCTACACTGCTTATGGCAACTGGCTCTTGGCTGCATTTCACTTCATTGATGGCAAAAGATTCATCAGATACAGAGACCTCATGGGATTCACTTATG GGAAGAAGCTGTATCATGTCACATGGATTTTCCAGTTTTTAACCCTACTTCTTGGAAACATGGGTTTCATCCTACTTGGAGGCAAGGCACTTAAG GAAATAAATTCAGAATTTAGTGATTCACCGTTGAGGCTCCAATTTTACATAGTGATTACAGGAGCTGCCTACTTTGTGTTTGCATTTTTCATCCCAACAATATCTGCAATGAGAAATTGGCTTGGAGCTTCTGCAATTCTCACTCTCTCCTATATAGTACTGCTTCTAATTGTTCTAGTCAAAGATG GAAAAGCAAATTCGGACAAAAACTATGAAATAAGTGGAAGCGAGGTTCGCAAGGTTTTTAATGCGTTTGGAGCTATTTCTGCAATCATAGTCGCTAATACCGGTGGTCTACTTCTTGAGATACAg TCCACACTACGTAAGCCAGCGGTGAAGAACATGAGGAAGGCCTTGTATTCGCAATACACAGTGGGAGTGATGTTTTACTATGGAGTCACCGTTTTGGGATATTGGGCTTATGGATCACTTGTGTCCTCATATCTCCCTGAAAATTTGAGTGGGCCCAGATGGATCAACGTCCTTGTCAATGCCATTAATTTTCTTCAGTCCATTATCTCCCAACAT ATGTTTGTAGCACCAATTCATGAGACATTGGACACAAAATTCTTGGACATTAAGAAGGGAATGCATTCAGGGGAGAACTTTAAGAGATTATTTCTGGTGCGAGGGGTGTTTTTCTCAGGGAACACTCTGGTGGCAGCTGCATTCCCCTTTATGGGTGACTTTGTCAATTTGCTTGGCTCATTCTCACTTGTGCCCCTCACCTTCATGTTCCCCAGCATGGTCTTCATTAAG GTTAAAGGAAAGATAGCAACAAGAGAGAAGAAGGCATGGCATTGGTTCAacattatcttttcttttctgctTACCATTGCAACCACAATTTCTGCAGTTCGATTGATTGTTGATAACATTCAGAAGTATCACTTCTTTGCAGATGCATGA